One segment of Pangasianodon hypophthalmus isolate fPanHyp1 chromosome 10, fPanHyp1.pri, whole genome shotgun sequence DNA contains the following:
- the map4k3b gene encoding mitogen-activated protein kinase kinase kinase kinase 3 isoform X2, with protein MSSDLSRRNPQEDFELIQRIGSGTYGDVYKARNVNTGELAAIKVIKLEPGEDFAVVQQEIIMMKDCKHSNIVAYFGSYLRRDKLWICMEYCGGGSLQDIYHVTGPLLESQIAYVSRETLQGLYYLHNKGKMHRDIKGANILLTDNGYVKLADFGVSAQISATLAKRKSFIGTPYWMAPEVAAVERKGGYNQLCDIWAVGITAIELAELQPPMFDLHPMRALFLMTKSNFQPPKLKDKLKWTSNFHHFVKMALTKNPKKRPTADKLLQHPFVSQPLSRTLAIELLDKVSNPDHTDMEDSHDAEDEEADPESPVHVPQRITSASRSSRDKKTLSEINFDQVKFDPPLWKETELHEPELQLEPQSLLGDHKSLLKSVAEELNQSSNSSSTMRPKVPPPLPPKPKSLGPPQNDPDGDDGAGQGTIKRCPVSSSPAPPPRPTSCVPPRPPPPRLPAQRRSSLGKGPPERAQTEPEGDDGSFRFWEWLHAEEQKEDSNGLSASSQNGERERQSTLPTIPSRRSRDIPKPMCNGLPPTPKVHMGACFSKVFNGCPLKIHCASSWVNPDTRDQYLLFGAEEGIYSLNLNELHETSMEQIFPRRCTWLYVMNNWLFSISGKASQLYSHNLRGLFEHARQMQKLPVAIPTYKLPDKIIPRKFTVSNKIPDTKGCQKCCVVRNLYTGLKYLCGAFQSSVVLFEWVESMQRFMLIKSIDFTLPCPLEVFEMLVVPEHHYPLICVSVVKGSQPDQVVTFGTVDPNDIAPIFTEPDTPQTCVIHVTQLERDTILVCLDRCIKMVNLQGRLKSSKKLSAELTFNFQIEAIVCLQDSVLAFWRHGMQGRSFKTNEITQEISDSSRIFRLLGSDRTVVLESRPTDNPTAQSNLYILAGHENSY; from the exons gcGCGAAATGTCAACACGGGAGAGCTGGCAGCCATCAAAGTCATTAAACTGGAACCAG GTGAGGACTTTGCGGTGGTTCAGCAGGAGATTATCATGATGAAAGATTGTAAACACTCGAACATTGTGGCGTACTTCGGCAGTTATCTCAG gagAGATAAATTATGGATCTGTATGGAATACTGTGGCGGAGGCTCACTACAGGATATTTACCACG tgacTGGACCTCTACTGGAGTCGCAGATTGCATACGTATCACGGGAGACCcttcag ggcCTGTACTACCTCCATAACAAGGGCAAGATGCACAGAGACATTAAG ggAGCAAATATCTTACTAACTGACAACGGCTATGTGAAGCTGG cGGATTTCGGCGTCTCGGCTCAGATCTCAGCCACTCTGGCCAAGAGGAAGTCCTTCATTGGAACGCCATATTG gatgGCTCCAGAGGTGGCTGCAGTAGAGCGTAAAGGAGGTTATAATCAGCTGTGTGATATCTGGGCCGTGGGCATCACTGCTATAGAGCTGGCCGAGCTGCAGCCTCCCATGTTCGACCTGCACccaatgag aGCTCTTTTCCTCATGACCAAGAGCAACTTCCAGCCTCCTAAACTGAAAGATAAACTCaaatg GACGAGTAACTTTCATCACTTTGTGAAAATGGCGCTGACTAAAAACCCTAAGAAGAGACCCACGGCGGATAAACTGCTGCAG CACCCGTTCGTATCGCAGCCGCTGAGTCGCACCCTCGCCATCGAGCTGCTGGACAAAGTCAGCAACCCCGACCACACCGACATGGAGGACAGCCACGACGCCGAGGACGAGGAAGCCGACCCTGAG tctCCGGTGCACGTTCCTCAGCGGATCACATCAGCAAGCCGAAGTTCACGAGATAAAAAGACTCTGTCAGAGAtcaact TTGATCAGGTGAAGTTTGATCCTCCGCTGTGGAAAGAGACGGAGCTGCATGAACCG GAACTGCAGTTGGAGCCGCAGAGTTTACTGGGTGATCATAA GAGTCTGTTAAAATCAGTAGCAGAGGAACTCAATCAGAG TTCAAACTCCAGTTCCACAATGAGGCCTAAAGTCCCTCCCCCACTACCCCCTAAG ccgAAGTCTCTCGGCCCTCCTCAGAACGACCCTGACGGAGACGATGGTGCCGGACAGGGGACCATCAAACGTTGCCCTGTCTCCTCAAGCCCCGCCCCTCCTCCTCGCCCCACCTCCTGTGTGCCCCCCAGGCCGCCGCCCCCTCGCCTGCCCGCCCAGAGACGCAGCAGCTTAGGTAAAGGGCCTCCCGAGCGCGCTCAGACAGAGCCCGAAGGGGATGATGGGAGTTTTAGGTTCTGGGAGTGGCTTCACGCCGAGGAGCAGAAGGAAGACA gtaacGGATTGAGCGCATCATCGCAGAacggagagagggaaagacagtCGACTCTTCCCACCATTCCCAGTCGCAGGAGTAGAGACATTCCT AAGCCGATGTGTAACGGTCTGCCTCCTACTCCTAAAGTGCAC ATGGGAGCGTGTTTCTCAAAAGTGTTTAACGGCTGTCCGCTGAAGATCCACTGCGCATCGTCCTGGGTCAATCCAGACACCAGAG ATCAGTATTTGCTTTTCGGAGCTGAGGAAGGAATCTACAGCCTTAATCTGAACGAGCTTCACGAGACCTCCATGGAGCAG ATATTTCCCCGGAGGTGCACGTGGCTATACGTGATGAACAACTGGCTCTTCTCCATTTCCG GTAAAGCGTCCCAGCTGTACTCCCATAACCTGCGTGGTCTCTTCGAGCACGCTCGGCAGATGCAGAAGTTACCGGTGGCCATACCGACATACAAACTGCCCGATAAAATCATCCCGCG GAAGTTCACAGTGTCCAATAAGATTCCAGACACAAAGGGCTGCCAGAAGTGTTGTGTAG ttcgtAATCTATACACAGGGCTGAAGTATCTGTGTGGTGCGTTCCAGTCCAGTGTAGTTTTGTTTGAATGGGTGGAGTCCATGCAGCGCTTCATGCTCATCAAG agtatagACTTCACCCTGCCCTGTCCATTGGAGGTGTTTGAGATGCTGGTGGTCCCCGAGCATCACTACCCATTGATCTGTGTGTCCGTTGTTAAGGGCAGTCAGCCTGATCAGGTCGTGACCTTTGGCACCGTTGACCCCAACGATATAGCTCCGATCTTCACCGAGCCTG ACACGCCACAAACGTGCGTCATTCACGTCACACAGCTGGAAAGGGACACCATACTGGTGTGTTTGGACC GTTGTATAAAGATGGTGAACTTACAAGGCAGATTAAAATCCAGCAAGAAGCTCTCAGCTGAGCTCACCTTCAACTTCCAGATCGAAGCAATAG TGTGTTTGCAGGACAGCGTGCTGGCGTTCTGGAGACATGGCATGCAGGGACGCAGCTTCAAAACCAAtgag ATCACGCAGGAGATCTCGGACAGCTCGCGCATCTTCAGACTGCTGGGCTCAGACAG gacgGTGGTGTTGGAGAGTCGACCGACAGATAACCCAACAGCTCAGAGTAACCTGTACATACTTGCAGGCCATGAGAAcagctactga
- the map4k3b gene encoding mitogen-activated protein kinase kinase kinase kinase 3 isoform X1: MSSDLSRRNPQEDFELIQRIGSGTYGDVYKARNVNTGELAAIKVIKLEPGEDFAVVQQEIIMMKDCKHSNIVAYFGSYLRRDKLWICMEYCGGGSLQDIYHVTGPLLESQIAYVSRETLQGLYYLHNKGKMHRDIKGANILLTDNGYVKLADFGVSAQISATLAKRKSFIGTPYWMAPEVAAVERKGGYNQLCDIWAVGITAIELAELQPPMFDLHPMRALFLMTKSNFQPPKLKDKLKWTSNFHHFVKMALTKNPKKRPTADKLLQHPFVSQPLSRTLAIELLDKVSNPDHTDMEDSHDAEDEEADPESPVHVPQRITSASRSSRDKKTLSEINFDQVKFDPPLWKETELHEPELQLEPQSLLGDHKSLLKSVAEELNQRGHVTHLEEDEEDGDDEAGHSNSSSTMRPKVPPPLPPKPKSLGPPQNDPDGDDGAGQGTIKRCPVSSSPAPPPRPTSCVPPRPPPPRLPAQRRSSLGKGPPERAQTEPEGDDGSFRFWEWLHAEEQKEDSNGLSASSQNGERERQSTLPTIPSRRSRDIPKPMCNGLPPTPKVHMGACFSKVFNGCPLKIHCASSWVNPDTRDQYLLFGAEEGIYSLNLNELHETSMEQIFPRRCTWLYVMNNWLFSISGKASQLYSHNLRGLFEHARQMQKLPVAIPTYKLPDKIIPRKFTVSNKIPDTKGCQKCCVVRNLYTGLKYLCGAFQSSVVLFEWVESMQRFMLIKSIDFTLPCPLEVFEMLVVPEHHYPLICVSVVKGSQPDQVVTFGTVDPNDIAPIFTEPDTPQTCVIHVTQLERDTILVCLDRCIKMVNLQGRLKSSKKLSAELTFNFQIEAIVCLQDSVLAFWRHGMQGRSFKTNEITQEISDSSRIFRLLGSDRTVVLESRPTDNPTAQSNLYILAGHENSY, from the exons gcGCGAAATGTCAACACGGGAGAGCTGGCAGCCATCAAAGTCATTAAACTGGAACCAG GTGAGGACTTTGCGGTGGTTCAGCAGGAGATTATCATGATGAAAGATTGTAAACACTCGAACATTGTGGCGTACTTCGGCAGTTATCTCAG gagAGATAAATTATGGATCTGTATGGAATACTGTGGCGGAGGCTCACTACAGGATATTTACCACG tgacTGGACCTCTACTGGAGTCGCAGATTGCATACGTATCACGGGAGACCcttcag ggcCTGTACTACCTCCATAACAAGGGCAAGATGCACAGAGACATTAAG ggAGCAAATATCTTACTAACTGACAACGGCTATGTGAAGCTGG cGGATTTCGGCGTCTCGGCTCAGATCTCAGCCACTCTGGCCAAGAGGAAGTCCTTCATTGGAACGCCATATTG gatgGCTCCAGAGGTGGCTGCAGTAGAGCGTAAAGGAGGTTATAATCAGCTGTGTGATATCTGGGCCGTGGGCATCACTGCTATAGAGCTGGCCGAGCTGCAGCCTCCCATGTTCGACCTGCACccaatgag aGCTCTTTTCCTCATGACCAAGAGCAACTTCCAGCCTCCTAAACTGAAAGATAAACTCaaatg GACGAGTAACTTTCATCACTTTGTGAAAATGGCGCTGACTAAAAACCCTAAGAAGAGACCCACGGCGGATAAACTGCTGCAG CACCCGTTCGTATCGCAGCCGCTGAGTCGCACCCTCGCCATCGAGCTGCTGGACAAAGTCAGCAACCCCGACCACACCGACATGGAGGACAGCCACGACGCCGAGGACGAGGAAGCCGACCCTGAG tctCCGGTGCACGTTCCTCAGCGGATCACATCAGCAAGCCGAAGTTCACGAGATAAAAAGACTCTGTCAGAGAtcaact TTGATCAGGTGAAGTTTGATCCTCCGCTGTGGAAAGAGACGGAGCTGCATGAACCG GAACTGCAGTTGGAGCCGCAGAGTTTACTGGGTGATCATAA GAGTCTGTTAAAATCAGTAGCAGAGGAACTCAATCAGAG GGGTCATGTGACACATttagaggaggatgaggaggatggtgatgatgaagctGGACA TTCAAACTCCAGTTCCACAATGAGGCCTAAAGTCCCTCCCCCACTACCCCCTAAG ccgAAGTCTCTCGGCCCTCCTCAGAACGACCCTGACGGAGACGATGGTGCCGGACAGGGGACCATCAAACGTTGCCCTGTCTCCTCAAGCCCCGCCCCTCCTCCTCGCCCCACCTCCTGTGTGCCCCCCAGGCCGCCGCCCCCTCGCCTGCCCGCCCAGAGACGCAGCAGCTTAGGTAAAGGGCCTCCCGAGCGCGCTCAGACAGAGCCCGAAGGGGATGATGGGAGTTTTAGGTTCTGGGAGTGGCTTCACGCCGAGGAGCAGAAGGAAGACA gtaacGGATTGAGCGCATCATCGCAGAacggagagagggaaagacagtCGACTCTTCCCACCATTCCCAGTCGCAGGAGTAGAGACATTCCT AAGCCGATGTGTAACGGTCTGCCTCCTACTCCTAAAGTGCAC ATGGGAGCGTGTTTCTCAAAAGTGTTTAACGGCTGTCCGCTGAAGATCCACTGCGCATCGTCCTGGGTCAATCCAGACACCAGAG ATCAGTATTTGCTTTTCGGAGCTGAGGAAGGAATCTACAGCCTTAATCTGAACGAGCTTCACGAGACCTCCATGGAGCAG ATATTTCCCCGGAGGTGCACGTGGCTATACGTGATGAACAACTGGCTCTTCTCCATTTCCG GTAAAGCGTCCCAGCTGTACTCCCATAACCTGCGTGGTCTCTTCGAGCACGCTCGGCAGATGCAGAAGTTACCGGTGGCCATACCGACATACAAACTGCCCGATAAAATCATCCCGCG GAAGTTCACAGTGTCCAATAAGATTCCAGACACAAAGGGCTGCCAGAAGTGTTGTGTAG ttcgtAATCTATACACAGGGCTGAAGTATCTGTGTGGTGCGTTCCAGTCCAGTGTAGTTTTGTTTGAATGGGTGGAGTCCATGCAGCGCTTCATGCTCATCAAG agtatagACTTCACCCTGCCCTGTCCATTGGAGGTGTTTGAGATGCTGGTGGTCCCCGAGCATCACTACCCATTGATCTGTGTGTCCGTTGTTAAGGGCAGTCAGCCTGATCAGGTCGTGACCTTTGGCACCGTTGACCCCAACGATATAGCTCCGATCTTCACCGAGCCTG ACACGCCACAAACGTGCGTCATTCACGTCACACAGCTGGAAAGGGACACCATACTGGTGTGTTTGGACC GTTGTATAAAGATGGTGAACTTACAAGGCAGATTAAAATCCAGCAAGAAGCTCTCAGCTGAGCTCACCTTCAACTTCCAGATCGAAGCAATAG TGTGTTTGCAGGACAGCGTGCTGGCGTTCTGGAGACATGGCATGCAGGGACGCAGCTTCAAAACCAAtgag ATCACGCAGGAGATCTCGGACAGCTCGCGCATCTTCAGACTGCTGGGCTCAGACAG gacgGTGGTGTTGGAGAGTCGACCGACAGATAACCCAACAGCTCAGAGTAACCTGTACATACTTGCAGGCCATGAGAAcagctactga
- the map4k3b gene encoding mitogen-activated protein kinase kinase kinase kinase 3 isoform X3 — protein sequence MSSDLSRRNPQEDFELIQRIGSGTYGDVYKARNVNTGELAAIKVIKLEPGEDFAVVQQEIIMMKDCKHSNIVAYFGSYLRRDKLWICMEYCGGGSLQDIYHVTGPLLESQIAYVSRETLQGLYYLHNKGKMHRDIKGANILLTDNGYVKLADFGVSAQISATLAKRKSFIGTPYWMAPEVAAVERKGGYNQLCDIWAVGITAIELAELQPPMFDLHPMRALFLMTKSNFQPPKLKDKLKWTSNFHHFVKMALTKNPKKRPTADKLLQHPFVSQPLSRTLAIELLDKVSNPDHTDMEDSHDAEDEEADPESPVHVPQRITSASRSSRDKKTLSEINFDQVKFDPPLWKETELHEPELQLEPQSLLGDHKSLLKSVAEELNQRGHVTHLEEDEEDGDDEAGHSNSSSTMRPKVPPPLPPKPKSLGPPQNDPDGDDGAGQGTIKRCPVSSSPAPPPRPTSCVPPRPPPPRLPAQRRSSLGNGLSASSQNGERERQSTLPTIPSRRSRDIPKPMCNGLPPTPKVHMGACFSKVFNGCPLKIHCASSWVNPDTRDQYLLFGAEEGIYSLNLNELHETSMEQIFPRRCTWLYVMNNWLFSISGKASQLYSHNLRGLFEHARQMQKLPVAIPTYKLPDKIIPRKFTVSNKIPDTKGCQKCCVVRNLYTGLKYLCGAFQSSVVLFEWVESMQRFMLIKSIDFTLPCPLEVFEMLVVPEHHYPLICVSVVKGSQPDQVVTFGTVDPNDIAPIFTEPDTPQTCVIHVTQLERDTILVCLDRCIKMVNLQGRLKSSKKLSAELTFNFQIEAIVCLQDSVLAFWRHGMQGRSFKTNEITQEISDSSRIFRLLGSDRTVVLESRPTDNPTAQSNLYILAGHENSY from the exons gcGCGAAATGTCAACACGGGAGAGCTGGCAGCCATCAAAGTCATTAAACTGGAACCAG GTGAGGACTTTGCGGTGGTTCAGCAGGAGATTATCATGATGAAAGATTGTAAACACTCGAACATTGTGGCGTACTTCGGCAGTTATCTCAG gagAGATAAATTATGGATCTGTATGGAATACTGTGGCGGAGGCTCACTACAGGATATTTACCACG tgacTGGACCTCTACTGGAGTCGCAGATTGCATACGTATCACGGGAGACCcttcag ggcCTGTACTACCTCCATAACAAGGGCAAGATGCACAGAGACATTAAG ggAGCAAATATCTTACTAACTGACAACGGCTATGTGAAGCTGG cGGATTTCGGCGTCTCGGCTCAGATCTCAGCCACTCTGGCCAAGAGGAAGTCCTTCATTGGAACGCCATATTG gatgGCTCCAGAGGTGGCTGCAGTAGAGCGTAAAGGAGGTTATAATCAGCTGTGTGATATCTGGGCCGTGGGCATCACTGCTATAGAGCTGGCCGAGCTGCAGCCTCCCATGTTCGACCTGCACccaatgag aGCTCTTTTCCTCATGACCAAGAGCAACTTCCAGCCTCCTAAACTGAAAGATAAACTCaaatg GACGAGTAACTTTCATCACTTTGTGAAAATGGCGCTGACTAAAAACCCTAAGAAGAGACCCACGGCGGATAAACTGCTGCAG CACCCGTTCGTATCGCAGCCGCTGAGTCGCACCCTCGCCATCGAGCTGCTGGACAAAGTCAGCAACCCCGACCACACCGACATGGAGGACAGCCACGACGCCGAGGACGAGGAAGCCGACCCTGAG tctCCGGTGCACGTTCCTCAGCGGATCACATCAGCAAGCCGAAGTTCACGAGATAAAAAGACTCTGTCAGAGAtcaact TTGATCAGGTGAAGTTTGATCCTCCGCTGTGGAAAGAGACGGAGCTGCATGAACCG GAACTGCAGTTGGAGCCGCAGAGTTTACTGGGTGATCATAA GAGTCTGTTAAAATCAGTAGCAGAGGAACTCAATCAGAG GGGTCATGTGACACATttagaggaggatgaggaggatggtgatgatgaagctGGACA TTCAAACTCCAGTTCCACAATGAGGCCTAAAGTCCCTCCCCCACTACCCCCTAAG ccgAAGTCTCTCGGCCCTCCTCAGAACGACCCTGACGGAGACGATGGTGCCGGACAGGGGACCATCAAACGTTGCCCTGTCTCCTCAAGCCCCGCCCCTCCTCCTCGCCCCACCTCCTGTGTGCCCCCCAGGCCGCCGCCCCCTCGCCTGCCCGCCCAGAGACGCAGCAGCTTAG gtaacGGATTGAGCGCATCATCGCAGAacggagagagggaaagacagtCGACTCTTCCCACCATTCCCAGTCGCAGGAGTAGAGACATTCCT AAGCCGATGTGTAACGGTCTGCCTCCTACTCCTAAAGTGCAC ATGGGAGCGTGTTTCTCAAAAGTGTTTAACGGCTGTCCGCTGAAGATCCACTGCGCATCGTCCTGGGTCAATCCAGACACCAGAG ATCAGTATTTGCTTTTCGGAGCTGAGGAAGGAATCTACAGCCTTAATCTGAACGAGCTTCACGAGACCTCCATGGAGCAG ATATTTCCCCGGAGGTGCACGTGGCTATACGTGATGAACAACTGGCTCTTCTCCATTTCCG GTAAAGCGTCCCAGCTGTACTCCCATAACCTGCGTGGTCTCTTCGAGCACGCTCGGCAGATGCAGAAGTTACCGGTGGCCATACCGACATACAAACTGCCCGATAAAATCATCCCGCG GAAGTTCACAGTGTCCAATAAGATTCCAGACACAAAGGGCTGCCAGAAGTGTTGTGTAG ttcgtAATCTATACACAGGGCTGAAGTATCTGTGTGGTGCGTTCCAGTCCAGTGTAGTTTTGTTTGAATGGGTGGAGTCCATGCAGCGCTTCATGCTCATCAAG agtatagACTTCACCCTGCCCTGTCCATTGGAGGTGTTTGAGATGCTGGTGGTCCCCGAGCATCACTACCCATTGATCTGTGTGTCCGTTGTTAAGGGCAGTCAGCCTGATCAGGTCGTGACCTTTGGCACCGTTGACCCCAACGATATAGCTCCGATCTTCACCGAGCCTG ACACGCCACAAACGTGCGTCATTCACGTCACACAGCTGGAAAGGGACACCATACTGGTGTGTTTGGACC GTTGTATAAAGATGGTGAACTTACAAGGCAGATTAAAATCCAGCAAGAAGCTCTCAGCTGAGCTCACCTTCAACTTCCAGATCGAAGCAATAG TGTGTTTGCAGGACAGCGTGCTGGCGTTCTGGAGACATGGCATGCAGGGACGCAGCTTCAAAACCAAtgag ATCACGCAGGAGATCTCGGACAGCTCGCGCATCTTCAGACTGCTGGGCTCAGACAG gacgGTGGTGTTGGAGAGTCGACCGACAGATAACCCAACAGCTCAGAGTAACCTGTACATACTTGCAGGCCATGAGAAcagctactga